The genomic window TAAACTTGTAAATGCTAAGATTTTTGATCCATCTCCGGTAATTTTCCCCTCGATATCTTCTTCATCAATATCTTCATCCACAAAAATTGCTCTTATACCAAGACCTAGCGGAATTAGACCAAGGAGTCCGATAATCCAATCTTGTGGAATAAAATTTAAAAAGTAAGCGGCAATAAGACTAGCCAGTACAAGCAGTCCTGTACCTAAATACTGCCCTACATAAATTGATTTCAAACCTTTCTTTCCTTGACTAGCGAATAAAATAGTCAAAACAACTAAGTAGTCAATGGATGTAGAAACAAAAACTAATAAAGCGGATACTATTGTTTCCATTATTTCTCCTTTCAAAATGTTAAATTTTTTAGACAGGGGGGTACAAAGTGGGTGCACTTTTTAACGTTAACATCCTGTGCACCCGACCCTAGAGCGTTGACATCTTCCCTCATACAGCCAAACTGCGCTCTTAGAAGATTATGACAAGAAGAATGTGTTTGATATTGAAGAATATATAAAGAGAAAAGGCAAAGTTAAGCTTAATAGAAATACTGTAATTACAAGATTAAACGAGTAAACACTAGGTATGTCTTATCGACATGTTCGTATGCAGAAACATATCCATGAACCTTTTAACAATTATCTCTGCCTATCGTTAAAAGGTCTCAAGCAAATAAACTTAGAGTTCTCACACTCCTAGATATTTAATATATATTTGACACGGATTCCACTCATCCCATAAAGTTGGAAAACATTCCAATTCTTTATATCCCATCGCGATATAAAAATGATTTGTAATATCATATTCTTTGTAGTGTCCCATCTGAACAGTTTTTACCTGTGAGTATGTGTAACCCATCTTCCTTGCCATAGCTTCGTATGCTTTGTTAAGTACCGAGCCAACTCCCATTCTATGGAATTTCTTTTTTATACCCATCACAAAAATCTCTGCACAATCCTTGCTGGTTGCGTTTAACACAATAAACCCAACAAGTTTATCATTAATATAACAAGCAAGAAAAGGCTTTTCCTGTGAATCTTGAATATATTCTTCTGTACTTTCTGGCATTCCAAACCATTCTTGAAGATCATACAATACTTCTCTAGATACAGATTCCTTTTCTAGTTTATTCTCAATTTCTTTTACTTTTATATTCAATCCAGTCCTCCACAAACTCTAATTTATTCTTGTCATCAATACTAGAGCCTCCGCCGTCGAATCTTTCCAATCGAAGCTTCCTATTCGGTCGCTTCTCTTGGAGATTCTTGACATGAGACCTACCTCTGCTTCGCATCGATTAGCTTTGCTAATCGCGCGATAGCAGGGTTAGAGTTTCAACGTTGATTGACATTCCCCACTTCACAGGGTGGGTGCAAAGTGTGTGCACTTTTTAACGTTAACATCCTGTGCACTCGACCCCATAGCGTCGATATCTTCCCTCAAACAGCAAAATCACACTCAAAAACCACAAGAACCCAGCTTAAAGCCGCCACGCATTAAACCTTTTAACGATAGACCTCGCTAAGCCTTGCTACACAAAGGCAAATTTGCACCCACCTAATCAGCCTTTGACATCAATACGACAGTCTCGACGTGGATTGAGAGAACTCCTAGTATAGCTACACTTTTTTGAGTGCACACTATGGATATTGGGTGCACTTTTTAACGATAGAAAAAGCTATCGTTAAAAGGTTTAAGATTGGCTTAATAGCTTGATTTCTGAGCATAAAAACAAAAAACAGCCTAGAGAGGACCCCCCCCCCTAGGCTGACTTTTGTAACATTTCAAACGCTCACATTCTTTTGACTTTTACGATGCCCTTTCAACATCCACACTAATCTCTGATTTAAAAGTTACGCTGAACCTGTCCTCGTAAACTTTTATTTTCCTGATGTACTTTCTTACCAGCTTCTCGTCATACTCACTAATATCGTGACGCTCACTTTTCAGAAAATCTTCCATTTCTCTGATTCGTCTTTTAGCATCTTCTTGACCTGCTTTTTCTATAAGAAGCTGCTGTTTCTTAACTTTAAGTTCATCAATCTCATCAGCAGTTTTCGTGTAGTCTTTTTTAGCTTTAAGCAAGGTTAGTAGTATCGCTTGTTTATCTGCAATTCTTTTATCAACCATTTCAATCTCGCTTAAGTTGTTGCCCGCGATAATTTCTCTAATATTATTCTTCAACGTATCCAATACTTCATCCGATTACCCTAACCGATCACCGGCTAAACAGGACGGACATTGAGCCTGACTTTAAGATTCATAAAAAGAAGTGACTATTACTGACAGAGATCAGTAATAGCCACCCAACGTGAGATATTCAACTATTGACTTGAACCAAACAAAATTCAATCAGTCTTTCGAAGGACAGTCTTAAGCGAGATCACTGTGACACCAATAGCAAAAGAGGTAAAACCAATTCTAATAGCAAGTGTGCCATCCCATATTAAGGCAACCAGCATCGCGATTAAGGCAACCGTCAAGCCGAATGTCGCTACTTCACGGCAAAAACGAACGAGCTTGTCCATTCCTTAAATACCTCCTCGTTCACATACTAATAATCAGGTTTCATTTTAACTTTTGAGCTATATTTTACCACTCAACAAAGTGGGTGCAGGGTGGGTGCAAAGTGGGTGCACCTTTTAACGTTAACATCCTGTGCACTCGACCCTAAAGCGTA from Gardnerella vaginalis ATCC 14018 = JCM 11026 includes these protein-coding regions:
- a CDS encoding CadD family cadmium resistance transporter; translation: METIVSALLVFVSTSIDYLVVLTILFASQGKKGLKSIYVGQYLGTGLLVLASLIAAYFLNFIPQDWIIGLLGLIPLGLGIRAIFVDEDIDEEDIEGKITGDGSKILAFTSLTVAMGGDNLGIYIPYFTGKSLIEISISLVIFALGILILCKLSQNLASISAIGETVEKYEKVIVPVVFIGLGLYILIENGTINYFIGQVLKVV
- a CDS encoding GNAT family N-acetyltransferase, whose product is MNIKVKEIENKLEKESVSREVLYDLQEWFGMPESTEEYIQDSQEKPFLACYINDKLVGFIVLNATSKDCAEIFVMGIKKKFHRMGVGSVLNKAYEAMARKMGYTYSQVKTVQMGHYKEYDITNHFYIAMGYKELECFPTLWDEWNPCQIYIKYLGV